One region of Edaphobacter bradus genomic DNA includes:
- a CDS encoding ArnT family glycosyltransferase has translation MRLWSRRGFVVGGVALLLLVFALQFVTVVKQESLTWDEGDHIFAGYMSWKTHDYGLNPEHPPLMKMLATVPLLGLPLHVPADQHRFFKDEAYLDGRDMLFGSGPAYSAETLTFRARMATGIVAMLLGLLVFLAAQEMFGAGAGFLALTLLVFEPNVLAHCALVTTDVGVSCFFLATVYAFYRYCKSPSVGRMVVAGLAAGLALATKHSAVLLLPMVGLLAAAEVAFRFPESGVAVDETRARRAVRLCRALAAMAGIAVVVLWGFYGFRYDARPGALRLDPSLAEYVHPLKAVEAKGILFLSKLHILPESYLYGLADVRAMANGMPSFIFGRVYDHGVWFYFPAVLVIKSTLGFLALALLAFAALAAGKLRRWREILFVLVPAGVYLWVAMGSSLNIGARHILPVYAFLCVFAAGGCWAWIERGSGAETHGWSRGWAAVVGVLLMAHVVSTARAYPNYMAYSNELWGGPSQTHKVLTDSNTDWAQQLLAVKKYTDEKGIKECWFAYFADPFLRPRDYGIPCRPLPTPDAIWSKMQYPVPPVIQGPVFLSAGDLTWFEAGSNVMNPYREFQGLKPSAMIQDGVLVFEGGFHVPLASAMSHVLRSAELLKQQKKDEALAEAQQAVAIAPDALQTQMALGDALAAARRGPEAHAAYARALRVAQTMEPGARETWSEAIRKKM, from the coding sequence ATGAGATTGTGGTCGCGTCGTGGTTTTGTAGTGGGTGGGGTGGCGCTTCTGCTGCTGGTGTTTGCGCTGCAGTTTGTCACTGTGGTGAAGCAGGAGTCGCTGACGTGGGATGAGGGCGACCACATCTTTGCCGGGTACATGTCGTGGAAGACGCATGACTATGGGCTGAATCCGGAGCATCCTCCGCTGATGAAGATGCTGGCGACCGTGCCTCTGCTGGGGCTTCCACTACATGTGCCTGCCGACCAGCATCGCTTCTTCAAGGATGAGGCGTATCTGGATGGGCGCGACATGCTCTTTGGCAGCGGGCCTGCGTATAGTGCGGAGACGCTGACGTTTCGCGCGCGGATGGCGACGGGAATCGTCGCGATGCTGTTAGGATTGCTGGTCTTTCTTGCGGCGCAGGAGATGTTCGGCGCTGGAGCGGGTTTTCTCGCGTTGACGCTGCTGGTGTTTGAGCCGAATGTGCTGGCCCATTGTGCGCTGGTGACGACCGACGTCGGCGTGTCGTGCTTCTTTCTGGCGACGGTGTATGCGTTCTATCGGTACTGCAAATCGCCGTCTGTCGGGCGGATGGTGGTTGCGGGGCTGGCCGCAGGATTGGCGCTGGCGACGAAGCACTCGGCCGTGTTGTTGCTGCCGATGGTGGGGCTGCTGGCAGCGGCGGAGGTGGCTTTCCGGTTTCCGGAGAGTGGAGTCGCTGTGGATGAGACTCGGGCGAGACGCGCTGTGCGGTTGTGCCGTGCGCTTGCCGCGATGGCCGGGATCGCGGTTGTGGTGTTGTGGGGTTTCTACGGCTTCCGCTACGACGCGCGGCCGGGTGCGCTGCGGCTCGATCCTTCGCTGGCAGAGTATGTCCATCCGCTGAAGGCTGTGGAAGCGAAGGGGATATTGTTTCTTTCCAAGTTACATATTCTGCCGGAGTCGTATCTGTACGGGTTGGCTGATGTGCGGGCGATGGCGAACGGCATGCCAAGCTTTATCTTCGGCAGAGTGTATGACCACGGAGTGTGGTTCTACTTTCCGGCTGTGCTGGTGATCAAATCAACGCTTGGGTTCCTAGCGCTGGCGCTGCTGGCGTTTGCGGCCCTAGCTGCGGGAAAGCTACGCCGCTGGCGCGAGATTCTGTTCGTGCTGGTTCCTGCGGGTGTGTATCTGTGGGTGGCGATGGGCTCGAGCCTGAACATCGGCGCGCGGCATATTTTGCCGGTTTACGCGTTTCTGTGCGTCTTTGCTGCGGGAGGCTGCTGGGCGTGGATTGAGCGTGGCAGCGGAGCAGAGACACACGGATGGAGCAGAGGATGGGCCGCGGTTGTGGGTGTGCTGCTGATGGCGCATGTCGTCTCGACGGCGCGGGCTTATCCGAACTACATGGCCTACTCGAACGAGTTGTGGGGAGGGCCTTCGCAGACTCACAAAGTGCTGACGGACTCGAATACGGACTGGGCGCAGCAGTTGCTTGCCGTGAAGAAGTACACAGATGAAAAGGGAATCAAGGAGTGCTGGTTCGCTTATTTTGCCGATCCGTTTTTGCGGCCGCGGGACTATGGGATTCCGTGCAGGCCGCTGCCTACGCCGGACGCGATCTGGTCGAAGATGCAGTATCCGGTGCCGCCGGTAATCCAGGGGCCTGTGTTTCTCAGTGCAGGCGATCTGACGTGGTTCGAGGCGGGGTCGAATGTCATGAATCCGTATCGCGAGTTTCAGGGATTGAAGCCGTCGGCGATGATCCAGGATGGCGTGCTTGTCTTTGAGGGTGGGTTTCATGTTCCGCTGGCTTCCGCGATGAGTCATGTGCTGCGCTCGGCTGAGTTGCTGAAGCAGCAGAAGAAAGACGAGGCTCTGGCTGAGGCACAGCAGGCGGTTGCAATTGCTCCCGATGCGTTGCAGACACAAATGGCGCTGGGCGATGCGCTCGCAGCGGCCCGGCGCGGACCGGAGGCACACGCGGCTTATGCCAGAGCGCTCAGGGTGGCTCAGACGATGGAGCCGGGTGCGCGAGAGACGTGGAGCGAGGCGATCAGGAAGAAGATGTGA